One genomic window of Fibrobacter succinogenes includes the following:
- a CDS encoding glycoside hydrolase produces MNPRISFVLQMSPSTSYENLEAIARNLLEGLNVLLDSEQVKCSIFLDGPMIEALYNVAKPLMFGKIQNAIRNGVIEFLGGGYYDPMLPLFPEDLQTMQLELHRNYLKKVLSVEPQGYFNSSLVWEPGMADVLERSRFDFALVTESAVQDALGRSTPVSGWFTLEDRGALIRIVPVSEVLSKAIAEDNLAWRSIAESYCRDGKSAVALLDIPSDPNEIIDFFGRIVDFVEANEVQTRTVGFAVDQLETCGTISFLVSAGRKLGLPSTARTCRELLIRRPEINLHHKSFLNLYRRGRSLLSGKKWLEFCHSLLPAMAPLYFRDMFNRSGMRSMMVRKRSNRMLLASSQLLDDLTGFSGLRVDVCDFLLRGKKILFCENPESSYLLDSRFGGALRALNYKAGKINLVNTWRDDGEPSFAFLDCLLPNVDFTPVKLEQMLYDRKHLLADPYDYRILRSDSGTEIMLDEEQGFANEERKALFRIKKVFTFQGDAAKFTVSYAIDNLAYVNTKGYFGTILELGLLSRGDVNKVWIDGKNVKWNMVEPLLYPDGKSLEIRDEKDGCVFRMAFDRPTSIFVGSIFGATSSAAPQAFQGIRVFPFWNAPFNVLDRKAFKISVSVTKR; encoded by the coding sequence ATGAATCCTAGAATATCCTTTGTATTGCAGATGTCGCCTTCGACCTCGTATGAAAACCTTGAGGCGATTGCGCGTAACTTGCTCGAAGGATTGAATGTTCTTTTGGATTCTGAACAGGTGAAGTGCTCCATCTTTTTGGATGGGCCGATGATTGAGGCGCTTTACAATGTGGCAAAGCCTTTGATGTTCGGCAAAATTCAGAATGCGATTCGCAATGGGGTTATCGAATTTTTGGGCGGTGGCTATTACGATCCGATGCTCCCGCTATTCCCTGAAGATTTGCAAACGATGCAGCTAGAATTGCATCGCAATTACCTGAAAAAAGTGCTAAGTGTTGAACCGCAGGGGTATTTCAATTCCTCGCTGGTTTGGGAGCCGGGCATGGCCGATGTTCTGGAACGTTCGCGTTTTGATTTTGCGCTGGTGACGGAATCGGCGGTGCAAGATGCGCTTGGCCGCTCGACGCCTGTTTCGGGATGGTTCACGCTTGAAGATCGCGGTGCTCTTATCCGCATTGTTCCGGTGTCTGAGGTGCTTTCGAAAGCGATTGCCGAAGACAATCTTGCATGGCGCAGCATTGCTGAATCGTATTGTCGCGATGGCAAGTCGGCGGTGGCACTTTTGGATATTCCATCTGATCCGAACGAAATTATTGATTTCTTTGGCCGCATTGTCGATTTTGTCGAGGCTAATGAGGTTCAGACTAGAACTGTTGGTTTTGCTGTCGATCAGCTTGAAACTTGCGGTACAATCAGTTTCCTCGTTTCGGCGGGGCGCAAGCTGGGGCTCCCTTCGACGGCGCGCACGTGTCGCGAACTTTTAATCCGTCGCCCCGAAATTAATTTGCACCATAAGTCATTCCTGAATTTGTACAGGAGAGGGCGCAGTTTGCTTTCGGGCAAGAAGTGGCTTGAGTTCTGTCATTCCCTTTTGCCTGCAATGGCTCCGCTTTATTTTAGGGATATGTTCAATCGCTCGGGCATGCGCTCCATGATGGTCCGCAAGCGCTCGAATCGAATGCTGCTAGCCTCTTCTCAGCTGTTGGACGATCTTACTGGCTTTTCTGGACTTCGCGTAGATGTATGCGACTTTTTGCTTCGTGGCAAAAAAATTCTTTTTTGCGAAAATCCAGAATCCTCTTATTTGCTGGATTCCCGCTTTGGCGGTGCGCTCCGTGCCTTGAATTACAAGGCCGGAAAAATCAATTTAGTGAATACGTGGCGTGACGATGGCGAACCCTCCTTTGCTTTTTTGGATTGCCTCCTCCCGAACGTAGACTTTACGCCGGTCAAGCTAGAACAGATGCTTTACGATCGCAAACATTTGCTCGCAGACCCTTATGATTACCGTATTCTCCGCTCGGACTCGGGTACGGAGATTATGCTGGACGAAGAACAAGGTTTTGCAAACGAAGAACGCAAGGCTTTGTTCAGGATCAAGAAGGTCTTTACTTTCCAAGGTGATGCGGCCAAGTTTACGGTTTCGTATGCGATAGACAATCTTGCGTACGTGAACACGAAGGGGTATTTCGGGACCATCCTCGAACTTGGACTTTTGTCGCGTGGCGATGTCAACAAGGTCTGGATTGACGGAAAGAATGTCAAGTGGAATATGGTCGAACCGCTTTTGTATCCTGATGGCAAGTCTCTTGAAATTCGTGACGAAAAGGATGGTTGCGTTTTCCGTATGGCATTTGACCGACCGACATCGATTTTTGTGGGCTCCATCTTTGGCGCTACATCGTCGGCAGCTCCGCAGGCGTTCCAAGGCATTCGCGTGTTCCCGTTCTGGAATGCGCCGTTTAACGTGCTCGATCGCAAGGCCTTTAAAATTTCAGTGTCGGTGACCAAGAGGTAA
- a CDS encoding lytic transglycosylase domain-containing protein, with protein MKSSVRLSSMAVSVLFVIGFAVLFTFASEWYSNRLKLENLAYRERILHNDLEHLEVVGKWTLDYVKIEKALTYMLGDRLPEVSFRILAENLWQISQSYSLDPLIILAVVAQESRGNPLARGRFQTGKFSGALGLMQIKLETAKSMGSRFGLVIETEEDLMRPEVNVVVGSAYLIRLIGKYGHLREALVAYNLGHSAVDKLLEKNAPLPTVYYEGVVAKYKDLVAHCSF; from the coding sequence GTGAAAAGTAGCGTACGACTTTCTTCGATGGCGGTAAGCGTTTTATTCGTTATCGGGTTTGCCGTCTTGTTCACTTTTGCGAGCGAATGGTATTCTAACCGGCTTAAGCTTGAAAATTTGGCTTACCGGGAACGCATTCTTCACAATGACCTTGAACATTTGGAAGTGGTGGGCAAGTGGACGCTGGACTATGTGAAAATCGAAAAGGCGCTCACGTATATGCTTGGCGACCGTCTCCCTGAGGTGAGCTTTCGCATTTTGGCCGAAAACCTTTGGCAGATTTCTCAATCGTACTCGCTGGACCCGTTGATTATCCTTGCCGTGGTGGCGCAGGAAAGTCGCGGCAATCCGCTTGCTCGTGGGCGTTTCCAGACTGGAAAATTTTCGGGGGCACTTGGGTTAATGCAGATAAAGTTAGAAACTGCAAAATCTATGGGAAGCCGCTTTGGGCTTGTTATCGAGACGGAAGAGGACTTGATGCGCCCTGAAGTCAACGTGGTCGTGGGTTCGGCTTATTTGATTCGCCTTATCGGAAAATATGGCCATTTGAGAGAAGCTCTGGTGGCTTATAATTTGGGGCATTCCGCTGTCGATAAACTCTTGGAAAAAAACGCTCCACTCCCGACCGTTTATTACGAGGGCGTTGTGGCAAAATATAAGGATTTGGTGGCGCATTGTTCGTTTTGA
- a CDS encoding TolC family protein: MIFILAMTGIALAGEVRYDCLRFVEQGLANDPQMAETKHALEGKNDKIRSLTAEVILPTFNVSMMVGPAPGLKETIDQWGDTVDTYDFSRMGPFWAVEAKFIQPLNLGQYRSGKKALEADLQQKSFEIENSTHKKEVELQSYYYNYLLALEMKRLAADAKKQVDKAYDQLEEALDEDEPTVSQNDLLNLKAKMHTVKEGVIEADLGMKRVMLAIRFALSLPEGDTFATEDTVLTMRSEPLPTEEQVRDLTIKYNPELKQLEAGLRARRLQMDLAEAKLAPEFFIMGEFQYVKSWAGNRNVLQKSAFAQDAVNKISGLVGVGLRYRLNFWKSWEEFRKARTDYRGLQLKENYAADGLVAKAVEQYYQVVAAKEKLDALRESLRASEAILKGAAMKYDLDKSQTSDLVSAYTQNVTMKKDYYFAVCRYNVEFAGLIAKMGLSLQEYNSYFK, translated from the coding sequence TTGATTTTTATTCTTGCTATGACGGGGATTGCCTTGGCGGGTGAAGTCCGTTATGATTGTTTGCGCTTTGTAGAACAGGGCCTTGCTAATGATCCGCAGATGGCCGAAACGAAACATGCTCTGGAAGGCAAAAATGACAAGATTCGTTCTTTGACGGCCGAAGTTATTTTGCCGACTTTCAATGTGTCTATGATGGTGGGGCCCGCTCCCGGTTTGAAGGAAACGATTGATCAGTGGGGCGATACTGTAGACACGTATGATTTTTCTCGAATGGGACCATTTTGGGCGGTCGAGGCCAAGTTTATCCAACCTTTGAATTTGGGACAGTACCGGAGCGGAAAGAAAGCTTTGGAAGCTGATTTACAGCAGAAATCCTTCGAAATTGAAAATTCAACCCACAAAAAAGAGGTTGAACTCCAGTCGTATTATTACAATTATCTCCTGGCGCTTGAAATGAAACGTCTTGCCGCGGACGCCAAAAAGCAAGTGGATAAGGCTTATGACCAGCTCGAAGAAGCTTTGGACGAAGATGAACCGACTGTTTCGCAGAACGATCTTTTGAACTTAAAAGCGAAAATGCACACCGTCAAGGAAGGCGTGATTGAAGCGGACCTTGGCATGAAGCGCGTGATGCTTGCAATTCGATTTGCTCTCTCTTTGCCGGAAGGCGATACTTTTGCAACCGAAGATACTGTGCTTACAATGCGATCGGAACCACTCCCGACCGAAGAACAGGTTCGCGATTTGACGATTAAGTATAATCCTGAATTGAAACAGCTAGAGGCCGGGCTCCGCGCTCGTAGGCTCCAGATGGATTTGGCCGAAGCGAAACTTGCCCCTGAATTCTTCATCATGGGTGAATTCCAGTATGTGAAAAGCTGGGCCGGAAATCGCAACGTGCTGCAGAAAAGTGCTTTTGCCCAGGATGCCGTCAACAAGATTTCTGGACTTGTCGGCGTGGGCTTGAGATACCGCTTGAATTTCTGGAAGAGTTGGGAGGAGTTCCGCAAGGCGAGAACGGATTATCGTGGTCTTCAGCTTAAAGAAAATTATGCCGCCGATGGTTTGGTGGCGAAGGCCGTGGAACAGTATTATCAAGTTGTTGCGGCCAAGGAAAAGCTCGATGCCTTGCGCGAAAGTTTGCGTGCTTCGGAGGCAATTTTGAAAGGTGCCGCTATGAAATATGACTTGGACAAATCCCAAACGAGCGACCTCGTATCGGCTTACACGCAGAATGTAACAATGAAAAAAGATTATTATTTCGCAGTTTGCCGATATAACGTCGAATTTGCCGGATTAATTGCAAAGATGGGTTTGTCTCTTCAAGAGTATAATTCGTATTTTAAATAA
- a CDS encoding phospholipid-binding protein MlaC: MFKKIMIAIACASLLSFAAEDPVSVVKSKDVELQNIIKKSKRTAKETERVKNLLNDSFDFALLAKKSLAASDWKAQDAASQEKFVTEFQRMVRNSSANRLELYRADSTIYEPAKMKGSDDARVIAHLWNQGKESVLEYKMTLVNGKWKAWDLVIDDLSTARNYKEQFSKILKDKSFAELIDIISKKADEAEK; the protein is encoded by the coding sequence ATGTTTAAGAAAATTATGATTGCTATTGCCTGCGCTTCGCTCTTGTCTTTTGCTGCCGAAGATCCTGTGTCTGTCGTCAAGAGCAAGGACGTTGAATTGCAGAATATCATCAAGAAGTCTAAACGCACTGCTAAGGAAACGGAACGCGTCAAGAACCTCTTGAACGATTCCTTTGATTTCGCCTTGCTTGCCAAGAAGTCTCTTGCTGCAAGTGATTGGAAGGCTCAGGACGCTGCTTCTCAGGAAAAGTTTGTGACTGAATTCCAGCGCATGGTCCGCAATTCCAGCGCCAACCGCTTGGAACTTTACCGCGCCGATTCCACGATTTACGAACCGGCAAAGATGAAGGGTTCGGACGATGCTCGCGTGATTGCCCACCTGTGGAACCAGGGCAAGGAATCGGTGCTCGAATACAAGATGACGCTTGTGAATGGCAAGTGGAAAGCTTGGGACTTGGTTATCGACGATCTTTCGACTGCTCGCAACTACAAGGAACAGTTTAGCAAGATCCTCAAGGATAAGAGCTTTGCTGAGCTGATCGATATCATCAGTAAGAAGGCCGACGAAGCCGAAAAGTAA
- a CDS encoding pseudouridine synthase, giving the protein MAVLTLERLLASMGFGSRKDARGLVRMGLVELDGKVLDDPFMEFKERPEFITVNGEEAPTVEKLYVMLYKPTDVECSHNARDHKPVYDLLPERFTAMGIQSVGRLDADSSGLLLLSNQGDFIHKVESPKKGLWKKYRVTLARPFTDAQKAELLAGVMLKDERRPVLAREIEVDGDAVVISIGEGLYHQVRRMFAAVGNHVETLERVAIGPVVLDRTLGEGGWRFLTEDEVAALS; this is encoded by the coding sequence ATGGCTGTTTTGACTTTGGAACGTTTACTTGCCTCGATGGGCTTTGGTAGCCGCAAGGATGCTCGTGGCCTGGTTCGCATGGGACTTGTGGAACTAGATGGCAAGGTCCTTGATGATCCGTTTATGGAGTTCAAGGAACGTCCGGAGTTTATTACGGTAAACGGTGAAGAAGCTCCGACGGTGGAAAAGTTGTACGTGATGCTTTACAAGCCAACGGATGTAGAATGTAGCCATAATGCTCGTGACCATAAGCCTGTGTACGATCTTTTGCCGGAACGCTTTACGGCAATGGGCATCCAGTCCGTCGGGCGCTTGGACGCGGATTCTTCGGGACTATTGCTGCTCTCGAATCAGGGTGACTTTATTCATAAAGTAGAAAGCCCCAAAAAGGGGCTTTGGAAAAAGTATCGCGTTACGCTGGCGAGGCCGTTTACAGATGCGCAGAAGGCAGAGCTTTTGGCGGGCGTGATGCTCAAGGACGAACGACGTCCGGTGCTGGCTCGTGAAATCGAAGTGGACGGAGATGCTGTTGTCATTTCGATTGGCGAAGGACTGTACCATCAGGTTCGCCGTATGTTTGCTGCCGTCGGGAATCACGTGGAAACGCTTGAACGTGTCGCTATTGGACCGGTTGTTCTGGATCGCACGCTGGGTGAGGGCGGTTGGCGATTCCTCACCGAAGATGAAGTGGCTGCACTGTCGTAA